Proteins from a genomic interval of Tautonia rosea:
- the egtB gene encoding ergothioneine biosynthesis protein EgtB, which translates to MMSSPRTPVPAPGGSTDDLASFSVLVRDFNAVRQTSIALCDPLEPEDFVVQSMPDASPVKWHLAHTTWFFEEFILSAFVPGYRVYHPQFSYLFNSYYNAVGQRLSRSQRGLITRPTVQEVFDYRMAVDQRMNEFLGGAEPDLIQRMVSLLTLGLNHEQQHQELLLTDVKHALWHNPLHPVFKHRNAEPVESALPMRWLAYPEGVRWVGFEGEGFAYDNEGPRHREFVDGFRIASRPVTNGEYLEFIEDGGYSRPDAWLSDGWSTVQSQGWDAPLYWERQGDQWWTFSLAGMQPVNLAEPVCHVSYYEADAFARWSGARLPTEAEWETAADVSITGNFLESSRYHPTPAVAGTDIEPLQIFGDVWEWTASAYLPYPGFQPASGAVGEYNGKFMCNQHVLRGGSCASPRGHLRPTYRNFFYADARWQFSGIRLAQSL; encoded by the coding sequence ATGATGTCATCTCCTCGCACCCCGGTTCCGGCACCTGGCGGCTCGACCGACGACCTTGCTTCCTTCAGCGTCTTGGTCCGAGACTTCAACGCAGTTCGACAAACCTCGATTGCCCTCTGTGATCCGTTGGAGCCTGAGGACTTCGTGGTCCAGTCGATGCCGGACGCCAGCCCTGTCAAATGGCATCTGGCACACACGACCTGGTTCTTTGAGGAATTCATCCTCTCCGCGTTTGTCCCAGGCTATCGCGTTTATCACCCTCAGTTTTCATATTTGTTTAATTCTTATTACAACGCGGTTGGCCAGCGGCTTTCCCGGTCACAGCGAGGACTCATCACCCGCCCGACGGTCCAGGAGGTATTCGACTATCGAATGGCCGTCGATCAACGAATGAATGAGTTCTTGGGCGGAGCTGAACCGGATCTGATTCAACGCATGGTCTCGTTGCTGACGCTTGGCCTGAACCACGAACAGCAACATCAAGAACTCCTGCTGACCGATGTGAAACACGCACTCTGGCACAATCCGCTTCACCCGGTTTTCAAACACCGAAATGCAGAGCCGGTTGAATCGGCTCTCCCCATGCGCTGGTTGGCCTACCCGGAAGGGGTTCGATGGGTTGGCTTTGAAGGCGAGGGATTTGCTTACGATAATGAAGGACCCAGGCACCGGGAATTTGTCGACGGTTTCCGCATCGCGTCCCGCCCGGTCACGAACGGGGAGTACCTTGAATTCATCGAGGATGGCGGTTACTCCCGGCCTGATGCCTGGCTATCGGATGGCTGGTCCACCGTTCAGAGCCAGGGGTGGGATGCCCCACTTTACTGGGAGCGTCAAGGAGACCAGTGGTGGACCTTCTCGCTTGCGGGAATGCAGCCGGTCAATCTGGCTGAACCTGTCTGTCACGTCAGTTACTACGAGGCGGATGCCTTCGCCCGCTGGTCTGGAGCTCGGTTGCCCACCGAGGCCGAATGGGAAACCGCAGCAGATGTTTCGATTACCGGAAATTTTCTGGAATCGAGCCGATACCATCCCACTCCAGCCGTTGCCGGAACAGACATTGAACCGCTTCAAATTTTCGGCGATGTCTGGGAGTGGACTGCGAGCGCATACCTTCCTTACCCCGGATTCCAACCCGCCTCAGGAGCCGTCGGAGAATATAACGGCAAGTTTATGTGCAATCAGCATGTTTTGAGGGGAGGATCCTGTGCCTCTCCTCGAGGTCATCTTCGACCAACCTATCGCAACTTTTTTTATGCGGATGCTCGTTGGCAGTTTTCTGGAATCCGACTCGCCCAGTCTCTCTGA